In Diadema setosum chromosome 7, eeDiaSeto1, whole genome shotgun sequence, the DNA window cagcagttgcgcccggtgcacccccttaatttccaaagcgaaaaagtagagctacaaacggcagcttttggactgtaaaatatcaaaattttcaagctcgctcgcatttaatcgctattccattctcctgatgttgctatcagtaattgccagcagttgcacccggtgcgccccccccccttaatttccaaagcgaaaaatatagctacacaatcggcagttttgggactgtaaaatgtcaaaatgttaaagctcgctcgcttcgctcgctcgcataataatcgttatgtcattctcctgatgttgctgccagtatttgtCGCtatagttgcgcccgatgcgccccccttaattttaaaagcgaaaaaatatagctagaAATGGCaattttgggactgtaaaatgtcaaaattttcaagctcgctcgcatttaatcgctatgccattctcctgatgatgctgctagtaattgccagcagctaCTTCCGgtgcgccctccccccccccccaaaaaaaaaaaaaatcaaaagcgaaaaaatataactacaaacggcagtttttggactgtaagacgtcaacattttcaagcttgctcgcttcgctcctcGCATTTCAAATGGcatttttggactgtaaaatatcaaaattttcaagctcgctcgcatttaatcgttatgtcattctcctgatgttgctggcagtaattgccagcagttgcgcccggttcccccccccccccttcatttcctaagtgaaaaatatagctacaaacggcagttttgggactgtaaaatgtcaaaattttcaagctcgcaaTATGCaattatgcaattctcctgatgttgctgccagtattttgtcgtttcacaccgtcattccataatgtatcacattccgttatgtattgcAATTCCCATAacgtcggcctcatgccagaagggccttaacaccatatactttgtacactgttagggccttttggcatgaggccgacgaatgtttgcagactgacagcacacgcacatacgcgcacacacacatacacacgcacgcacgcacaagtatacacaccctcaaaattacttttccatgaggtgcccaccccccccccccatgtcttgacccacggtacgccactggctGCAcccgtccggttatgggcttgtaaaatcatggtgatggtgactatcgccgatcatcccccccccccccccccactcctcagcacggatttacgccgttgcctcTAATGAGTCCCACCGCCACCGGCCCCATGACTGCATGTCGACCTCCAATACATAGGACCCTAgcagggacggatccaggaattctgtaaaggggggcgtgactaatatatctggtgccacttccgggttttatttcattttttttttctttttattttgttttttacgaaaaataagggggggcgtgcgccggttgcgcccccccccctccctggatccgccactgcatagTGGACCGTGAAGACCGGCAACCAGACCACGATTCAGCCAATCACGCATGATTgtcacaaaatattttctctttgattatagacattttaaatatcattccacctacaaagtgggcgctgagattgttgaatttctacATGAAAAATCCACTGAAGAGATCCGACGGGATGGAGAGGGCAGTGGGGTATAGAAAAGTCCCAGATCAGACCTGATGGAGGTATTAAAATTTGCGGCCAAGAGAGACGATCTGACATGACTGTGTATTGCGGCCAACAAAGGAGGTTAAGGTacgttcaccccccccccctccacacacatacacacacatacacacacacacacacacacacacacacacacacgcacacacacacacacacacacacacacacacacacatggccACTTTACTCAGGAATATTAGGGCAAGaataatcaacattttttttagaCGTTTATGGGCGGGGATCAGTAATGTGAAAATGTAAGGTGACGGCGACAAAATCACGATTATTAATTAAGATAACGATAATACTAAGAAGAAGAATGTTGATAATTataccatttcatttcatttcatttcatttacttcagGACGGCATGATTCAACCAACTAAGGGCTGTTCTGTCCAAATTCGCGCATACCCTTCATCCGTTTGGTACATGCtaattcaagttcaaattcaaattcaaattcaaaatttacttctttttttttcaacagaatgaacaaaaaaatacgtgaaatttgacatgcgtGTCGTTgaaaatatagggcctacacagagaaaaataacagcatgttcatgtttataatatatgatcagtacaaaaaagagacatacaaatatattcatAAATTGTAAAAGTGCCAACACAGTGAAATGCTCACAAAACGTATCTTGAGGTCTATACATTACCCGATCCACGGTACCCGCCCCCCCGCCaccaaaaaagtaaataaataaaaagtaaagataaccccaaaagaagaaataagtgTTCTACACAGCTTTTCTGTAAATGActatatgaaaatgataattttattgACCGCCTATGGCAATGATTTCTATTGGTTGTTCTAGGGAAAATCATTACATATTTGGGTATAGTCTACATCGTTAACCAGGATGTTAGAGAGAGTTTACCAGGAgttgagagagggagagagagagagagagagacagggacagagagagacagagagacagagagagacagagagggagagggagagagagagagaaagaaagagggggcTCTGAAGCTGTGAGCAATCAATCtcatgcatattatatatcaaACACCATGTTTATAAAATCCCTATCATTATGTCATTAGTTTAATTATAGCTCGACTTTGGAGGGACTACAGATTGGATAATAAAGggaatttcttcatttatatttgGTTTTTGAAGGGAATGACTCTTCTAAATGTCGTAATGAGGTCCGAAGTCCGAAGTCTCCATAAAAcggagaaaatgaaaggaaggcaGATACCTCTCCATTGAGGGTCACGTAAAAATACGCCCCGCCATCGCTCGCtttgcttcctaaaatggcCCCTGAGCGTACTACGCAAAATCGCGAGAGTAGACCCGGTGGAGTAGACCCTCTTGGTGCGTGCGCCTCTAGTGCATGCATGGATGTTGCTGTTTTTGCAATTCGTCACATGTGGATACATACTCCAAAGCTAGAAAGCAACGAATCAAACTTATTTTTTTCCCGAACTTCAAATTATCAATTGTCTCGTAATGGGGAAGCTGAATGTCACTATGCTCCGGTATCTCTCCAAGGAGGATTTCCGTGTCCTTACCGCGGTGAGTGATTGGCTGTTAGTGTTTTCGGTACTTCATCTTCAGTACGGTAATAATTGCACGTACGGCATAAGAGGTCTAGACGCTAGTCCCATATGTCCATTTGTATGTCATGCCGGGGTGTCCTGTATTCTTTCGGCTCACATTCACAATCATCTTTCTCTCGTCCTTTCCTTTTGCTTTTCAATCTGTTCTATGGTGCAAAACTACACTAGTGCCGAATTCACATATCATAGAATCTACAAAGTGAAAAACTTTAACAGATTTCGGACAGGATtgaataggtctagatagttcTCACTTTCACTCAGTCTCGGGCGCTAGCTAGCTAAggaggggcggatccaggaattctgtattTAAAGAGGGGGCGTGCTTACAAAATTAACTTGGGGGGGGGCGCAcgtacccctcccccatttttttccttttttatttcttttgtttcaccaaaaaaaaaaaaaataaggggggggggcatgcgccCAGTGCACTCCTCCCTGGATCGATCCGCAACTGAGTTTTAGGGGTAAAGTTACAAACAAAGTCCCCAGCCCTTGCACAGCCGTTTGATGATCCTCCTTCCCATTTGGATTACCGGTACTGATTAGAACAGAGCATTCTTATCTTAAATATTTGAGATAGAAAGGACAACTCAGCTAAACTTATGTTTATGTTCATGTTCTTGTTAAAACTGTATTTTACTTGAATACAATGTTGTCACTAAAATCAGAATCATTTTGTCTTCAAATTCTTATCATTTATATTCATGTCATAGCTTGAAATGGGGATGAAGAACCATGAAATTGTGCCACCAAATCTGGTAGCAGTGATTGCTAACCTACGTCATGGAGGATGCCACAAGGTTTTGAAGGAACTGGTGCGGAACAAGCTCATTGCATGGGAGCATGGGAAAGGTACCGGTATTCAGGAGTTACACTTGAAATGTACACTGTGTCCATCTCTAGCACCAGATTCCTTTGATCAATACTTGGTACTCTGGTTTCACATTGTGTATTGAAGTATATGTATAAAGGGCTAAGATTATACATGGTGTCCATGATAAATGGAATGGAACATTTATGAGGAATATGAATGCATGTTTCTTAAAAATCCCACAGTGGCTgagtaaatatcattttgatggggaaaaaaaaaaattgtgaagtaCCGGTAGAAGATACATGAGCTTAAAGGTTCCCTTCAACTATTATATTGGAGCCAGATGGCACCTGTGGACACAATTGTCCGTCTTTGAACTTTGTGACACAACATTATTAAGATTATTAGTGGCAAATTGATGCTGCCATGGGGGAAAATATGTTGCCTGGAGATGCACTTGTGTTCTCACAAAAACCATGTGATATGTCAAAATGACAAGTGCcttcagatgatttttttttttttttttttttttttttactttaatggACTAATTTGTGAACGTGCATATACTGGTaattatcaaaattatgttGGTTCTCAATGTAATGTGGATATGTACAGGACTGTATTCAGGGCATTCATGTTTAGACCATCTTGCCCAATAGGGCATCCATGCAAAGATCCTCACAATTTAAGCATTCTGGTGCCCATTCATTATACTAGCATGACAGAATTTTAGTTGTCTTAATGTCAGGGGCAAGCAGGTGTGTTTGTTATATTATAACATTTTGTCCTTTGTTATTGAATATGTGTAAACATTGAGTGGCATTGGAACAGTAGTGCACGTACATCATGCAAGTCATGTTATATGTCTCTACTCCTCTTCCatctctcttttcctcttccACTTTTTCTGCCTGTTGAATATGTATGTGTAACTTCAATGTACATGTTTGTCTCTTGCTCATATCTGTCACTAACATTCCCACACATGTTGTCCCCATTTCCCCATCCATGTCCAAATCTGTCACtatgtacattttacatttgTGCAGTGTCTGGTTACAGACTGACATACCCAGGATATGACTACCTGGCACTGAAGGCTTTGGCAGCTCGAAACTCAGTCACATCTGTTGGAAATCAGATAGGAGTGGGCAAAGAATCAGGTGAGGAAACCAATCTGTTAGGTACCCCGCACGCAAGGCTGGCATAATGGGTGCTGCAGCTTGTCAAGCTGGAGCTACTAGCTTGGACAGACACTGTTGTGAATGTATGTAAACACAACAACAATGGAAAAGCAAGAACTGGTagctgtatgtatgcatgttaaTACTTTGGTAATTGAGGGCTTACCTTGCAGAGTGAGATTTTAATACATAAAAAGAAGTCATATGCAGCAGAAATttgttactttcaattcatgtTGTAAGTCCAGCATTGCTGTCTCATATCAATGTGGCCCTGTGAGATTGCTTAGATATATTATAGTTCATGACAGAACAGTTCAAACCAAccttaacaaaaataaaatctcttaacctgttgaggacgagtcccgagtatactcaggcaagcgtctatgggaaatgtgtgttttagcaaaatcaaaccgttcTCAAGGGGTTAACCGAAGTTGAGTAAATGCTGCAAATAACTACACAATTCGTGCTGAAGAGATGGTCAAATAATTGACTAATAATGTTATGATGTACTTCTGTACTTAACAGATATCTACATAGTGGCAAATGAAGAGGATGAGCAGCTTGCACTCAAGCTACACAGGTGAGAAAATGTAACATTCCAATAAATTGTCAGTTAGTCTGATGTGAACGTTTTAAGTAAATGGGAGTGTCTTGACAAAGACTTCTACCATGAAACTGAATCTCTTTGCATGCTGAACATTCTTCCATGTCCATTTTTTATCTGAATATGTGGTGTTCTCCATAGTGATTATTTGCCAATCATACAAAACCATTGTGTCACATTGTAAAGATGTTGTCTAGACCTTGTGGGAAAATAATGCGAAATAGCAGCgacataccagttgccatagccaTATTTCTGGGTTTACAATTTTATGTAGTAAATTTCTGTCTCTGCCATTGAAGCCAACAGATTTAGCAGTGATAACCTCCTGTAAAAACAATCAGTGGTGTACCAAGAGTtacatttgatatatctttctacattgtatgttgtgaCCCGTCAGTATTTGACATCATGCCCTGAGAAACCTGAAACACTATTTATAAAAAGACAAGAACCTATTCCAATGTATGCTCAGTGAGATTACTGTAATAAATCACATTTCTACAATGTTGTGGTAATGAACTAGTCTATACTGTTCCTTCCACATTTTTTATTCCAAGATTGGGAAGGACTTCTTTCAGGAAGTTGAAAGAGAAGCGAGATTATCTGGGCAAGCGGAGAAGTGCATCATGGCTCTACCTGTCTCGTCTTGCTGCTATGAAAGAGTTTGCTTTCATGAAGGTAAATCCTGAGGGCAATAAAGCCACAAAGACACATTTTGTGGTAATTCAGTCTCATGTAGAACATTGATCAAATATTTGTCACATCTGAAGTAGTAATTACACCTATAATCGAGTActtgaaaacatatcaaagagaTGGATGTTGATTGATAATGAATTGTGCTGTAGAACATAaaggaaggaaaacaaaagacaagCTGATGGAATGAAAGTGGTCTGAAGCAATTTCTTGATCTTCTTGAATCAGCTATTGAAGTTGAACAATGATACACTGTACTCTGCACTACATTGCACTCCTGTTAAAATGAAcactgttataacgaagttgTTAAAATGAAcactgttataacgaagttttTTCAACAGTGAGGTAAAATTGAAGTCCAAGAATTATCATGTATTTATATCTATGTACTTTACTGTTTGGCTATAACAACATTTCGATATATctaaagaaaactgccagtcctgaggactttgttataatagGAGTTGCCTGTACTCTGTTGGGCAATATTTTAACTTTatatgctcattttttttttctgtgataaaAAAAACCTATAATAGTTTCTGTGATAAAAAAACCCTATTAGTTTCTGTGATAAaaatattttaggcttcattcaCATATTGTACAAGACTTCACATTGATATACTTCCCAACCGTAATGTTTAGAGACAAGTCAAttcaaaaatttgtttttaagttaGCTGGTTATGCAGAAATTATTATTACCATGCTGTGATGTTTTACTGTGATTTTGTAGTCATTGTTTCGGGGCAGATATACTTGTACTAATCCAGTACATTGTAAGCATGTCCCTACTCTCACACTATAAGGCACTGTTGATCATAATTTTCAGGCACTATTTGACCATGGCTTCCCTGTACCAAAACCTGTGGACTTCAACAGGCACTGTGTGGTCATGGAGCTGATAAATGCCTACCCTCTGTAAGTCAAGACTTCTTGTTTTCATAACCACGTGATTCAACAATAATCTGAGTGTATATCCTGTTACTTTATCTCTTGCAGGTCTGTGTGTGTTGGAGTGTGATCAccaatattatgtacatatccTCAAGAGGCAGGATAGTTTCATTAATTCATGTCTTGAGTGCAATCTCACTGGCAAATTGTTCCAAATAAGTCATACTACCATTTGAAGTTTTGCTCTGGAGAAAATGTAATTAATTTCTATGGCTGTAAAAGAACTGAGGCTGGATTTTCAAAGCCAAAGAGAGGAAAACTTGAAAGTTGACTAGGTTTAACATTGGCATTTAAAATTCTTGGTAGTAAACCAAATCTGTATTTTGCAAACACAGTGTAGGATATCTCAAGATTTGCAAAGATATCATTTGCCACAAATTTATATTAAAATTGAGATATCCAATGTCCACTCCCAGAATTGTAATGGTCTTTTAACCCTCACTGTTCTTTCTGTAGCAATTATCACAGTTGCTTTTCACACTCATCACTTAGCACAGCTGTCCTGCAGCTGGGTGTTAGTAATTACAGGTAACAGAGTTGTAATCCTGCGTATACCATACATAGCATTTTCACACTAATGTTAGAATGTTTATCTTAGATGGTGGACAAATTTTGcagggagagagaaacagacGTGTAAAGAATTGAAATCAATAACAGGTGATTGGAGACTGTAACAATGATTGTGGTCATTTTGACAGCAACCAAGTGCACTCCCTTGAAGACCCTGCCTCCGTCTATGATGACCTTATGAGCCTCATTGTCAGACTGGCCAATCACGGCCTGATCCACGGCGACTTCAATGAATTCAACCTGATGATGGACGATCAGGATCGTGTGACCCTGATTGACTTTCCCCAGATGGTGTCCACTTCACATCCTAATGCAGAATggtaagggggtgggggtgtcAGTCTTCATTCTCCAGTAACCATGCCTGTCTGTACATTGggataatactaatactaacaTTCGTAGTActgcttctactactactactactactactactactacttctactactactactactactacttctactactacttctactaatactacttctactactactactactactattactactacttctactactactactacttctactactactactactactactactactactactactacttctactactacttctactactacttctactactactacttctactactactactactacagggactccaacccaaagcaccttctgatctggagattctcccgcctgaaacccctagcaaacgggagattccaagttgatgtgtgcgaagcgcgaaattcccagggttctagatgctctctggtgcaatctaaggcttattttttcaacatatgataGAAATAAGtgagaaatcctttccaacgggagacaaagagccagggtgggagaaattaaatctcaagcgggagaatgggagattttgcaaaaatgggttttcggcgggagatctcccgtcgaaaacgggagagttggagtctctgctactactactactactactactacttctactactactacttctgctactactgctacttctactactactactacttctactgctactactacttccactactactgctacttctactactactatgacttttaataatgatgatgacaatggaTGGTGATATTAATACTGTCCATATTCTTTATGCCATTCCGGGGGTACACCTCAGTAATCATGGTAAATGTTTGATGAAGCGCCTTTGATGTGCATCCTGTTCACAAGAGAGAAAGTGAGCCAATCATACACGATGGCGCTAAGGCCAAATCTGTGTCATAGTCACTGTAGGAGAATATTGTGGTCTACAGTGTCACAGGCAGCACTTGTGTATACCGTGTATAGTGAAGGAGGGCAAGCATAGCTTCTCTTCATGAATCCAAGGCTAGAAGAATTTCATTGTGGACCTGTAGAAGAGCAGTTTCCACATTGTGATCTTTCTTGCAGGGCAATCATGTTGAAATAGTGGAGGCATACTCAGGAAAGTAATTCTTtatgtgctttattttgtttgttcacCATGTTTTAGAGGAATACattgaaatgtgaaatgtttAATGTTTAAATTTCTGAACAACTTTTTTTACAAGGCcattatcatattttgattGCATAGGTACTTTGACCGTGATGTGCAATGTGTAAAGGATTTCTTCTGCCGGAGGTTTAACTATGAGAGTGAACTCTTTCCCAAGTTCTCTGATATCACGTAAGTCATGGCACATCACTTTCCTTGTATGCGGTATGTTAGAGACACGCACCCATGCCCAGATGAGAAGGGTGCAATGTTGCAACTTTTGAAGTACAAGGGTATATCATTGAAAATCAGATATTTTGTCGTAAAAACACGTACTAAGGATGAATAGTTATGTAAATACCTGTAGAGAATAGAATTAATGTGAGTTGCAGAGTGATTTATGACAAAATTTGTCTAAAGAACATTTTATTGGTCATAACCCGCATcccaccgggttttttgagggacCTGAAACCACctttttggccccccccccccaccccccccccccccccccgcttcagATCTCGGTTGTGGATCGCGCGAGCCTCGCAAAAATTTGTagaggtagaggccaatgtaatctacaagactgtatagttagatttttcaaattttaatttatgtattttatatcaatttatgttaatttatgcaaaaataaattttttgcctataaataaaaaaataaatctccAAGACCTTTAATTTTgggtgaacatattcttttcaatatcctcaacaataatattgaaggaAAAATTGGGCTTATTATTCTGatgtattttactgtttattgaatttcttatgtatttctttgtttttttactttttggtttttttttcgtctaaatttgtcgcagaaactttttaaagcataatcaggctaaaataaatcattatcagccattgaaagtaaaagtaattatttttatatgaattaattgcaaagacacaatttacattggatttgtacacaaaatcatgtttttgagcaattttggggtcgacagatttttttcaaaggggtgTGGCTTCAAAATGGTATGCCCGGGAGCAACaaacttggtctcaaaagttgcgcgatacttcaaagaaaaaagtcataaaatgtcgcggtgagagcatcacgcgttgcggaataatcacgcgaaatgtcgagcccccccccccccccgtgctaATAGGGTTAGTGCTAAtaccatacctgccaacattttgaaatgaaaaatcttaCTCTGATTGCTCGCCCCCCAGGGTTTGCGGGTGGGGTCCAGGGGACCGCCTTAGGGCGGGGGTTCAGGGGGCAGCGCCCCCTGAAGTTCCTAGGGTTTATGGTAATTTGAACTAGTTTAGCATGCTAAATTTAAGGGTCAATGCCCCTTTGAAGCTCCATGGGGTAAGGTTTGAAATCACCAGAAATGGACAATAAACATGGAAgaaaattgttattattatgggTCTCTAATCTCAATTCTAAATAGTGCAATTGATCAGCTATATGAATTTGATAAACATATGCATGTATCATGTACtgacatattttatatatatatatatatatatatatatatatatatatatatatatatatatatatatatacatacatataaggGCACAAAAGGTAGGTACTAGGGTTGGAACAAGTTTAGAGCTGGTGCTTGTCAGAGAATCTCACATGAAAAAGTATTTGTAGGACTATGTAGAATGTAGACAGCAGAGCAAGTCAAGAGAGTCCATTGGTTAAAGATGTATCCTGAAGTACATATTCCCTAAAAACTGCTCTAATCCATTGTAGAACGCATGACAGATATTCCAGTtcacaaaagacaaaagaaacaatatttGGATCACAATCATGAAGACAATAGAGCAGGGCTCTTCAATGTCAGCATCTATGGTGATGAAAATataccagtacatgtataaacttGCACAAACATTCAATTACCACAATATAGAAGAACTTGTCTACTGCCATAGTGCCACTATCAACAGGTTATTCTGAGCCATGTAGAGTCTTGTATGTTGCACTCTTGCATTGCTTGAGGACACTtttcgtcgctggggtgacaagacctcgtatctcaaaaatgtcaattttttttttttttttagcttaatggtcaaataatgggtcaagtgatgtcttggccaaatcctaactgtcttactccaaaaatgaagccaccatgacatgtcaaagagaaggctttcccattcactatagtgctttggccgccatgttttttcgctctcctgaacatttgacgattttgagatacgaggttttgtcataCCAGCGACGTTTTGCTATAAGATGTTGAATAGCATGATTCCTCCCTGCTCGACATAGCCATTCTATGAGAGACCAATGTATTCAGTGTATCTGTATTCATAGCAGATCTCTCTTTCCTCTTGTCTTTGGTAATTATGCTGAAGACACGCTCGCAGTCAGCATTACTATGGAAGATGACCAACACAGCTTTCATGACCAATGTTAGTAGTGGGTATTTCTTCCTCCTCATTGTGTCTTCCAGCATACTAATCTCATGCCACTGCCTGTCAATACACACATTCTCCTTGTACTGAATGTTTTCATCAATCTGGTAAAGATTGAACTGACACTCTAGCTGGTCCATATCCTCTTCTGGTCCATATCCTCTTCTCTCACTAGGCTGAAACGCTTCACAAAGTAGAGAACAGATTCAAACTTTACATTCAATCTGTCCCTGATATCCACAACTCTTACATTGATGAGTAGTTCATCATGGAATGGGTAATGTTCTACCATATATTCAACAGCTGAGATGTAAAAATCCTTCACACTCTTGTAAAAGTTATCTACATCTAGTTCATCTTTGTTCTCATTCAAGTAGTTTCTG includes these proteins:
- the LOC140230387 gene encoding uncharacterized protein gives rise to the protein MGKLNVTMLRYLSKEDFRVLTALEMGMKNHEIVPPNLVAVIANLRHGGCHKVLKELVRNKLIAWEHGKVSGYRLTYPGYDYLALKALAARNSVTSVGNQIGVGKESDIYIVANEEDEQLALKLHRLGRTSFRKLKEKRDYLGKRRSASWLYLSRLAAMKEFAFMKALFDHGFPVPKPVDFNRHCVVMELINAYPLNQVHSLEDPASVYDDLMSLIVRLANHGLIHGDFNEFNLMMDDQDRVTLIDFPQMVSTSHPNAEWYFDRDVQCVKDFFCRRFNYESELFPKFSDITCERTLDVEVAASGFSKEMEDSLQEGTAALKDDSTDEDAGEEEEESDQQEDDQEEDLKTGKQEAENREEKVECTKTSQDCALLLAESGDAENGADSAAGTTRKSMSGTEEGHLADGRLTGDVDSDVNDSDGEMEDDLQDIAAFNRNYRPHRSEASMSHVNSHSRNIRCRNSDSVSSHTSTTSTIDPSMVRAKVKRNMQKKQKSAERRKLAKKGEAAQTTAKRRENSDNVKQSVSSLWY